A region from the Variovorax sp. RKNM96 genome encodes:
- a CDS encoding sensor histidine kinase codes for MTNFGLRLALFLLACLAMPSHAQVAPLRLDARLSIFERNLDGRSQAYRDPTGLLTREQVASPPYEQQFKTLEGAFNGGYDRGAWWVRFQVQASPEQVAHPLEGGWWLRLNAPYADYIDVWWPDAEAGASGGFVHRALGGMRAGASRELPWSIPAVRLPDPPDAQPRWVWVRLAGDRTLSLAGGVSPLRELAEVQQRLDFADAAVVGMVLLMAMVSLMMGIALPDRRFIAYAGYLLTLAMVFASSEGLPASLWLQNNPLAAVRLHNFSVCLHTAAAFGFARVLLDMERQFPRMNRVFQVMTLVCLAACAFALAGGYRHLARPLNLLWLLFATCIVPMCVVALRRNIHVWPGLVGYVVYLMMGAVHFAKNLQWLPYTQVTQYSYALGSILHIMAFFFALGWRVRHRERRALSLSLRHRARLAQRVNERTLDLRQEITEHQRTHDQLALALREQRGLLAMVSHEFRTPLGTIGGAAQILADDRLGLVREEVKKEAEKISRTVLRMRDLVDTLLADEWLDASSENLCLVPIELAGFLREKIDEHNEGVAGGRISLRLDARELPVLADETLLHIAMDNLLTNAIKYAPPHSPVLVRAGIRRSRAEDLPPGETVPDVCIQVCDEGPGFMPHDLSHVFERFYRAAGTRRIPGIGLGLHMVHRIATVHGGSVSASNGAREGAVLTLTLPLLGSAEGLETRGANHAAALGWGGDR; via the coding sequence TTGACGAATTTCGGGTTGCGGCTCGCCTTGTTCCTGCTGGCGTGCCTGGCCATGCCGAGCCATGCGCAGGTGGCGCCCCTCCGGCTCGATGCGCGATTGAGCATCTTCGAGCGCAACCTCGACGGACGCTCGCAGGCCTACCGCGACCCTACCGGCCTGCTGACGCGCGAACAGGTGGCGTCACCGCCCTACGAGCAGCAATTCAAAACGCTCGAGGGCGCCTTCAACGGCGGCTACGACCGCGGCGCCTGGTGGGTGCGCTTCCAGGTCCAGGCTTCGCCCGAGCAGGTCGCACACCCGCTCGAGGGGGGCTGGTGGTTGCGGCTGAACGCGCCGTATGCCGACTACATCGACGTGTGGTGGCCCGATGCCGAAGCCGGCGCGAGCGGTGGGTTCGTGCACCGGGCGCTCGGCGGCATGCGGGCCGGCGCCAGTCGCGAGCTGCCCTGGTCGATTCCGGCGGTGCGCCTGCCCGACCCGCCCGATGCGCAGCCGCGCTGGGTCTGGGTGCGCCTGGCGGGTGACCGTACGCTGAGCCTTGCCGGCGGTGTCTCGCCGCTGCGAGAGTTGGCCGAGGTGCAGCAGCGGCTCGATTTCGCTGACGCGGCCGTCGTCGGCATGGTCCTGCTGATGGCGATGGTCAGTCTGATGATGGGCATCGCTTTGCCCGACCGACGGTTCATCGCCTACGCCGGCTACCTCCTCACGCTCGCCATGGTGTTCGCGAGCTCGGAGGGCCTGCCGGCGTCCCTGTGGCTGCAGAACAATCCCCTGGCTGCCGTTCGCCTGCACAACTTCTCGGTCTGCCTGCACACGGCCGCCGCGTTCGGATTCGCCAGGGTGCTGCTGGACATGGAACGGCAGTTCCCGCGCATGAACCGCGTGTTCCAGGTGATGACGCTCGTCTGCCTCGCGGCCTGCGCGTTCGCCCTGGCTGGCGGGTACCGGCACCTCGCACGACCGCTGAACCTGCTGTGGCTGCTCTTCGCGACCTGCATCGTGCCGATGTGCGTCGTTGCGCTGCGCCGGAACATCCATGTCTGGCCGGGGTTGGTCGGCTATGTCGTCTACCTCATGATGGGCGCGGTGCACTTCGCCAAGAACCTGCAGTGGCTGCCCTACACGCAGGTCACCCAGTACAGCTATGCGCTCGGCAGCATCCTCCACATCATGGCTTTCTTCTTCGCGCTGGGCTGGCGCGTGCGCCATCGCGAGCGGCGGGCGCTCTCGCTGTCCCTGCGGCATCGCGCGCGGCTGGCACAGCGCGTGAACGAGCGCACCCTCGATCTGCGCCAGGAGATCACGGAGCACCAGCGCACGCACGACCAGCTCGCACTGGCGCTGCGCGAGCAGCGCGGCCTGCTGGCCATGGTGTCGCACGAGTTCCGCACGCCGCTCGGCACGATCGGCGGCGCGGCGCAGATCCTTGCGGACGACCGGCTCGGCCTGGTCCGCGAAGAGGTCAAGAAGGAGGCGGAGAAGATCAGCCGCACCGTCCTTCGCATGCGCGATCTGGTGGACACCCTGCTGGCCGATGAATGGCTCGATGCGTCCAGCGAAAACCTGTGCCTGGTTCCGATCGAGCTCGCGGGGTTCCTGCGCGAGAAGATCGACGAACACAACGAGGGTGTCGCTGGCGGGCGCATTTCGCTGCGTCTCGATGCGCGCGAATTGCCGGTGCTGGCCGATGAGACGCTCTTGCACATCGCCATGGACAACCTCCTGACCAACGCCATCAAATATGCGCCGCCACATTCGCCGGTTCTGGTCAGGGCCGGAATCCGGCGCAGCCGCGCCGAAGACCTTCCGCCAGGCGAAACGGTGCCCGACGTGTGCATCCAGGTGTGCGACGAAGGTCCGGGCTTCATGCCGCATGACCTGTCGCACGTCTTCGAGCGCTTCTATCGCGCGGCCGGCACCCGGCGCATTCCGGGCATCGGGCTGGGCCTGCACATGGTGCATCGCATCGCCACGGTTCATGGTGGAAGCGTGTCTGCCTCCAACGGGGCCCGCGAGGGCGCCGTGCTGACACTGACCCTGCCTCTTCTTGGAAGTGCCGAGGGGTTGGAAACCCGGGGCGCGAACCATGCGGCAGCGCTCGGCTGGGGAGGCGACAGATGA